Proteins encoded within one genomic window of Haladaptatus sp. QDMS2:
- a CDS encoding complex I subunit 5 family protein has translation MEPAHLVIAPLLTALVTAILTLATRSSLSIQRALSLVGGVGYLVGVGVLYNAVQTDADGVIVYQLSDWAAPFGITLVADALSVFMLGLAALVSLAALAFSVRFISDYGQRVSYHPLYHLMMVGVTGSFLTGDIFNLFVWFEVMLMSSYVLVAFYSGKQHTRAALTYVVLNLLGSAVMLLAIGGLYATTGTLNMADMARRLADHTAYGIDPAPVLGLSAILFTVFALKAGIAPFQFWVPAAYRAAPAPVAAMLAGVVKKVGVYAIIRLYFTIFAAATLPAGLSLPGLSGTAFLDFFGPVFFIMAAASILLGGYGAVGRRTLDGMLAYSSIGQVGFILLPLAVAATVPEVRTLGIAAALIYSLNHGFAKALLFLASGVIERMTGTLEFANLGGLTERAPVLSGGFFLGALALIGIPPLTGFFGKLLVFDTAARAGADLALAVALAGAILTIAYFSRAWNRGFWGDPVEILEQPSGTLTVAVAALALGVVVLGIGFDPVMDAANAAAGAALDRAGYVEAVAPEVVQ, from the coding sequence ATGGAACCTGCACACCTCGTCATCGCGCCGCTGCTCACCGCGCTCGTGACGGCCATCCTGACGCTCGCCACCCGCAGTTCGCTCTCGATTCAGCGCGCCCTGAGCCTGGTCGGTGGCGTTGGCTACCTCGTCGGCGTCGGCGTGCTCTACAACGCGGTGCAGACGGACGCAGACGGCGTCATCGTCTACCAGCTTTCTGACTGGGCTGCACCGTTCGGTATCACGCTCGTCGCGGACGCGCTCTCCGTGTTCATGCTGGGGCTCGCCGCGCTCGTCAGCCTCGCCGCGCTCGCCTTCTCCGTGCGCTTCATCAGCGATTACGGCCAGCGCGTCTCGTATCACCCACTGTACCACCTCATGATGGTGGGCGTGACCGGGTCGTTCCTCACGGGCGACATCTTCAACCTGTTCGTCTGGTTCGAAGTGATGCTCATGTCGAGTTACGTCCTCGTCGCGTTCTACAGCGGGAAACAACACACCCGTGCGGCGCTCACCTACGTCGTGCTCAACCTGCTCGGCAGCGCGGTCATGTTGCTCGCCATCGGCGGCCTCTACGCCACGACGGGCACGCTGAACATGGCAGACATGGCGCGTCGCCTCGCAGACCACACGGCCTACGGCATCGACCCCGCACCCGTCCTCGGCCTCTCGGCGATTCTGTTCACCGTCTTCGCGCTGAAGGCGGGGATTGCCCCGTTCCAGTTCTGGGTGCCTGCCGCGTATCGCGCCGCACCCGCGCCGGTCGCCGCGATGCTCGCAGGCGTCGTGAAGAAAGTCGGCGTGTACGCCATCATTCGACTCTACTTCACCATCTTCGCCGCGGCCACCCTGCCTGCAGGCCTCTCGTTGCCCGGCCTCTCGGGGACCGCGTTCCTCGACTTCTTCGGGCCGGTGTTCTTCATCATGGCCGCCGCGAGCATCCTGCTCGGCGGCTACGGCGCAGTCGGTCGCAGAACCTTAGACGGGATGCTCGCCTACTCCTCGATCGGCCAGGTGGGCTTCATCCTGCTCCCACTCGCGGTGGCGGCGACCGTCCCCGAGGTGCGCACCCTCGGCATCGCCGCCGCGCTCATCTACTCGCTCAACCACGGCTTCGCGAAGGCACTCCTGTTCCTCGCGAGCGGTGTGATAGAGCGCATGACGGGCACCCTCGAATTCGCGAACCTCGGCGGCCTGACCGAACGCGCACCCGTCCTCTCGGGTGGCTTCTTCCTCGGCGCGCTCGCCCTCATCGGCATCCCGCCGCTGACGGGCTTCTTCGGGAAGTTGCTGGTGTTCGACACGGCCGCACGCGCCGGGGCTGACCTCGCGCTCGCCGTCGCGCTCGCCGGGGCAATCCTGACCATCGCCTACTTCTCTCGCGCGTGGAACCGCGGCTTCTGGGGCGACCCGGTCGAAATTCTCGAACAGCCCTCGGGCACACTGACCGTTGCCGTCGCCGCCCTCGCCCTTGGCGTGGTCGTCCTCGGCATCGGCTTCGACCCCGTCATGGACGCCGCGAACGCCGCGGCGGGCGCCGCCTTAGACCGGGCGGGCTACGTCGAGGCTGTCGCGCCGGAGGTGGTCCAATGA
- a CDS encoding plastocyanin/azurin family copper-binding protein, with protein MSSDKSDKAVSRRGFLQAAAGSAAVAGAAGNASAQEEGGSGNNSSSGGGGGGGGGSKEVAVGPGGDLVFSPGTEEPLYASPGTTVKFVWESDNHNIVVDSQPGSSWEGHESLENEGFETEFTFEELGTYAYHCQPHKASGMVGEIVINESGAAPAGGGAVSPIPDSAKAIGIATTIGLSTVLGFVYFFMKYGGNYEIDE; from the coding sequence ATGAGCAGTGACAAATCTGACAAGGCGGTGAGCCGTCGGGGCTTCCTGCAGGCCGCCGCAGGGTCCGCAGCGGTCGCCGGCGCTGCGGGGAACGCAAGCGCACAGGAAGAAGGCGGTTCCGGGAACAACAGTTCCTCGGGCGGTGGTGGTGGCGGTGGCGGCGGGAGCAAAGAGGTTGCCGTCGGCCCCGGTGGCGACCTCGTGTTCAGCCCCGGCACCGAAGAGCCACTCTACGCATCGCCCGGGACGACCGTGAAATTCGTCTGGGAATCGGACAACCACAACATCGTCGTCGACAGCCAGCCCGGCTCCAGCTGGGAGGGCCACGAATCGCTCGAAAACGAGGGCTTCGAGACGGAGTTCACCTTCGAGGAACTCGGCACCTACGCGTACCACTGCCAGCCACACAAGGCCTCCGGCATGGTCGGCGAAATCGTCATCAACGAGTCCGGTGCGGCCCCCGCAGGCGGTGGAGCGGTCTCACCGATTCCCGACAGCGCGAAGGCCATCGGCATCGCGACGACCATCGGCCTCTCTACGGTGCTCGGGTTCGTCTACTTCTTCATGAAGTACGGCGGCAACTACGAAATCGACGAGTGA
- the mbhE gene encoding hydrogen gas-evolving membrane-bound hydrogenase subunit E produces MSGVVAATSAPAPDTQALLAVLALPFIGAALVPVVYRALGERTAYYAAAIALFCFALVATQYGRVGAVTIPWIPELGVSLTLYVDGLSLLIGFLASGVGVLILTYSGGYMHGEPGQAKYYASLLAFMGSMLGVAFAADLIALFVFWELTSISSFMLIGHYQRKRSSQYAARKSMIITVAGGLFMLIGFLLLHALSAGAIGEATFTLVGTEGAMIENADAMNEALRSSGLLVPVIALIGVGAAAKSAQVPLHIWLPNAMEAPTPVSAFLHSATMVKAGVYLVGRFRPLLVGDEWMLIFATLGLITMTVAALLAVGATDIKELLAYSTASHLGLIIAGFGFANELGAETGAFHILNHAVFKAALFLVAGIIAHEAGTRLISDLGGLRKDLPIVAGITAVAALGMAGFPPFNGFYSKELLFEAAYEVAAHAGGLWWVFPAVAVFGSIFTFLYSIKFLSLFFGDKPDGLGEVHSPPWTMLAPPLLLAGIALVISISPQTAIDTIVQSVFESAIPAHGPGEEVHHMTIGLPTKLKPAVIMSAITIAVGAVAWPFYDRLHAGVNALTDVKYLRANWYYDNAVYGLTSASQLSMPQVQTGLVRTYVTWALAAVSVLALSAYLAAGAALPAFTGIGLGIPIVLVLLVAVVGAVAVSIAPSHIAGVLTLSILGFMVAVFFVLANAPDLALTQLVIETLVLVIFLLVLDKLPAYYGTARRAVAARDAVLSAVVGATVFLTVLLSTAATPDDPIYTYFIERAGIPEEHGPLLVDYGGGGNIVNVILVDFRAFDTMGEIAVVAMAALSVLTLIAMRGRGERG; encoded by the coding sequence TTGTCCGGGGTCGTCGCCGCGACGTCAGCGCCTGCCCCGGACACACAAGCGTTGCTCGCGGTGCTCGCGCTGCCATTCATCGGCGCGGCACTCGTCCCGGTGGTGTACCGCGCCCTCGGCGAGCGCACGGCCTACTACGCCGCGGCAATCGCGCTGTTCTGTTTCGCGCTCGTCGCCACGCAGTACGGCCGCGTGGGTGCGGTGACCATCCCCTGGATACCTGAACTCGGCGTCTCGCTCACGCTGTACGTGGACGGCCTCTCGCTGCTCATCGGCTTCCTCGCGAGCGGCGTGGGCGTGCTGATTCTCACCTACTCCGGTGGGTACATGCACGGCGAACCGGGCCAGGCAAAGTACTACGCCTCACTGCTCGCGTTCATGGGGTCGATGCTCGGCGTCGCCTTCGCCGCTGACCTCATCGCGCTGTTCGTCTTCTGGGAACTGACAAGCATCTCGTCGTTCATGCTCATCGGGCACTACCAGCGCAAACGCAGTTCGCAGTACGCAGCCCGCAAGTCGATGATCATCACCGTCGCTGGCGGCCTGTTCATGCTCATCGGCTTCCTGCTCCTGCACGCCCTCTCGGCGGGAGCCATCGGCGAGGCCACGTTCACCCTCGTCGGCACCGAGGGCGCGATGATTGAGAACGCAGACGCTATGAACGAAGCCCTGCGTTCGTCTGGCCTGCTCGTGCCCGTCATCGCCCTCATCGGCGTGGGCGCGGCGGCAAAATCCGCGCAGGTGCCACTCCACATCTGGCTGCCAAACGCGATGGAAGCGCCGACGCCCGTTTCGGCGTTCCTCCACTCCGCGACGATGGTCAAGGCAGGCGTCTACCTCGTCGGACGCTTTCGCCCACTCCTCGTCGGCGACGAGTGGATGCTCATCTTCGCCACGCTGGGCCTCATCACGATGACCGTCGCCGCCCTCCTCGCGGTAGGGGCGACCGACATCAAGGAACTCCTCGCCTACTCGACGGCGTCACATCTCGGCCTCATCATCGCCGGCTTCGGCTTCGCGAACGAACTCGGCGCGGAGACCGGCGCGTTCCACATCCTGAACCACGCGGTGTTCAAGGCCGCGCTGTTCCTCGTCGCCGGTATCATCGCCCACGAGGCGGGCACGCGACTCATCTCCGACCTCGGCGGGCTCAGAAAGGACCTGCCAATCGTGGCGGGCATCACGGCCGTCGCGGCGCTCGGCATGGCCGGCTTCCCGCCGTTCAACGGCTTCTACTCCAAAGAACTCCTGTTCGAGGCGGCCTACGAAGTCGCCGCGCACGCGGGCGGCCTCTGGTGGGTGTTCCCCGCCGTCGCCGTCTTCGGGAGTATCTTCACCTTCCTCTACTCCATCAAGTTCCTCTCGCTGTTCTTCGGCGACAAACCGGACGGCCTGGGGGAGGTCCACTCGCCACCGTGGACGATGCTCGCGCCGCCGCTCTTGCTGGCCGGCATCGCGCTGGTCATCTCCATCAGTCCGCAGACGGCCATCGACACCATCGTCCAGTCGGTGTTCGAGAGCGCGATTCCCGCCCACGGCCCGGGTGAGGAAGTCCACCACATGACGATTGGTCTGCCGACGAAACTCAAGCCGGCGGTCATCATGAGCGCCATCACAATCGCCGTCGGCGCGGTGGCGTGGCCGTTCTACGACCGCCTTCACGCGGGCGTGAACGCGCTTACCGACGTGAAGTATCTCCGTGCAAACTGGTACTACGACAACGCGGTCTACGGCCTCACGAGCGCCTCACAGCTCTCGATGCCACAGGTTCAGACCGGCCTCGTCCGCACCTACGTCACGTGGGCGCTCGCGGCCGTGAGCGTGCTCGCACTCAGCGCGTACCTCGCGGCAGGGGCCGCCCTGCCCGCGTTTACGGGCATCGGCCTCGGCATCCCAATCGTGCTCGTGTTGCTCGTCGCCGTCGTCGGCGCAGTCGCCGTGAGCATCGCCCCCTCGCACATCGCGGGCGTACTCACGCTCTCGATTCTCGGGTTCATGGTCGCGGTGTTCTTCGTGCTCGCGAACGCACCCGACCTCGCCCTGACGCAGTTGGTCATCGAGACGCTCGTGCTCGTCATCTTCCTGCTCGTCCTCGACAAACTGCCGGCCTACTACGGCACGGCACGGCGAGCGGTGGCGGCACGCGACGCCGTCCTCTCGGCTGTCGTCGGCGCGACGGTGTTCCTCACCGTCCTGCTCTCGACGGCCGCGACGCCGGACGACCCAATCTACACCTACTTCATCGAACGCGCGGGTATCCCCGAGGAACACGGCCCGCTCCTCGTCGATTACGGTGGCGGGGGCAACATCGTGAACGTCATCCTCGTGGACTTCCGAGCGTTCGACACGATGGGAGAAATCGCGGTGGTTGCGATGGCTGCGCTGTCGGTGCTCACACTCATCGCCATGCGTGGACGAGGTGAGCGCGGATGA
- the coaBC gene encoding bifunctional phosphopantothenoylcysteine decarboxylase/phosphopantothenate--cysteine ligase CoaBC, translating to MLQGVNVALGVTGSIAAVKTVELAHELRRQGANVRGVMTGSAQGIIHPWSLEYATDNPVVTEITGAVEHVELCGYDGWADVLLIAPATANSVGKIAHAVDDTPVTTCATTALGSGIPVIVAPAMHEPMYDHPGVLEAIEKVESWGVHFVAPRIAEGKAKIASEEAIVLDVARYTTDSPLAGKHVVVTSGGTSEAVDPVRVIANRSSGKTGRAVARALFVLGADVTLVHDGPDVPYADVEQVESAAEMLDAVRAVAGSADALVSVAAISDYTVESSDEKIRSRQDDLSLSLVPTPKLIDTIREEFPDLTIVGFKAESNGDDAALIEKAREILARADLSFVVANDASVMGQDETRALIVREHSARVFEGSKLDLGMRVAEEVAGER from the coding sequence ATGCTACAGGGAGTGAACGTCGCGCTGGGCGTGACAGGGAGCATCGCGGCGGTCAAGACGGTGGAACTCGCCCACGAGTTGCGCAGGCAGGGCGCGAACGTTCGGGGGGTGATGACGGGCAGCGCACAGGGTATCATCCACCCGTGGTCGCTCGAATACGCCACCGACAACCCCGTGGTCACCGAAATCACGGGCGCGGTCGAACACGTCGAGTTGTGTGGCTACGATGGGTGGGCAGACGTGCTCCTCATCGCGCCCGCGACGGCCAACTCGGTGGGGAAAATCGCCCACGCCGTAGACGACACGCCCGTCACGACGTGCGCGACGACGGCCCTCGGTTCGGGCATTCCCGTCATCGTCGCCCCGGCCATGCACGAACCGATGTACGACCACCCGGGCGTCTTAGAAGCCATCGAGAAGGTCGAATCGTGGGGCGTCCACTTCGTCGCACCGCGCATAGCGGAGGGGAAGGCGAAAATCGCGAGCGAGGAAGCCATCGTCCTCGACGTCGCCCGGTACACGACCGACAGCCCCCTCGCTGGCAAGCACGTCGTCGTGACCAGTGGAGGCACGTCGGAGGCCGTCGACCCCGTGCGCGTCATCGCGAATCGTTCCTCAGGAAAGACCGGGCGGGCCGTCGCCCGCGCGCTGTTCGTCCTCGGGGCGGACGTGACGCTCGTCCACGACGGCCCGGACGTGCCCTACGCCGACGTCGAACAGGTCGAGTCGGCCGCGGAAATGCTCGACGCCGTCCGCGCGGTTGCGGGTAGTGCAGATGCGCTCGTCTCGGTGGCCGCCATCAGCGACTACACCGTCGAGTCGAGCGACGAGAAGATTCGCTCCCGCCAGGACGACCTCTCGCTCTCGCTCGTTCCCACGCCGAAACTCATCGACACCATCCGCGAGGAGTTCCCCGACCTCACCATCGTCGGCTTCAAAGCCGAATCGAACGGGGACGACGCCGCGCTCATCGAGAAGGCTCGCGAGATTCTCGCCCGCGCGGATCTCTCCTTCGTTGTCGCGAACGACGCGAGCGTGATGGGACAAGACGAGACGCGAGCGCTCATCGTCCGAGAGCACAGCGCACGCGTGTTCGAGGGGTCGAAACTCGACCTCGGAATGCGGGTCGCAGAAGAAGTGGCCGGCGAACGCTAG
- a CDS encoding FAD-dependent oxidoreductase — protein MTEAPRHDVLVVGGGVAGLTAGIFTARANLDTLVVNHGESILNRNSHLENVPGFPAGVNSRLFLDMTRAQAARNGCVFTDEQVLAVERDDAGFVVNTDEGILKTTYVIVASWPDSTYLDGLDVELDKRGSKQYVGVDEKGRTDEEGLYAAGRIAAKYHQTVVSAGHGAEVALTLIHDSDVPFYNDWVAPEGYFTERGREVPPGCEEISEDERERRERQSLELMQSYFEEPHPDEPTMHPSVVAKRRETDE, from the coding sequence ATGACCGAAGCACCCCGACACGACGTGCTCGTCGTCGGCGGTGGGGTCGCCGGCCTGACGGCAGGCATCTTCACCGCCCGCGCGAATCTGGACACGCTCGTCGTCAATCACGGCGAGTCGATTCTGAACCGCAATTCCCACCTCGAAAACGTCCCCGGCTTCCCGGCGGGCGTCAACTCACGGCTCTTTCTCGACATGACCCGCGCACAGGCCGCGCGAAACGGCTGTGTCTTCACCGACGAGCAAGTTCTCGCCGTAGAACGCGACGATGCAGGCTTCGTCGTGAACACCGACGAGGGCATCCTGAAGACGACGTACGTCATCGTCGCCTCGTGGCCGGACAGCACGTACCTCGACGGGCTCGACGTGGAACTCGACAAACGCGGGAGCAAGCAGTACGTCGGCGTAGACGAGAAGGGGCGCACCGACGAGGAGGGCTTGTACGCCGCCGGTCGCATCGCCGCCAAGTACCACCAGACGGTGGTCTCCGCTGGCCACGGCGCAGAGGTCGCGCTGACGCTCATCCACGACTCGGACGTGCCCTTTTACAACGACTGGGTGGCCCCGGAAGGCTACTTCACCGAGCGCGGCCGCGAGGTGCCACCCGGTTGTGAGGAGATCTCGGAAGACGAACGCGAGCGCCGCGAGCGCCAATCGCTCGAACTGATGCAGTCGTATTTCGAGGAGCCACACCCCGACGAACCGACGATGCATCCGAGCGTCGTCGCGAAGCGCCGCGAGACAGACGAGTAA
- a CDS encoding SRPBCC family protein translates to MDEIEVSTVVYLPPAEVYDFLIDFPRYTRYSKHLQDVRRHGDGTPGTEYDLQFSWWKLSYTARSRVTEVDPPNEIQWDIVKDIEATGYWRIDEIDPPDGEDHACRVWLYVEYDPHSAHVGALNLPRFVSFDWVVRKVKPLILKEAERVVERIVADIEGRRREVELTIHQPPDAI, encoded by the coding sequence GTGGACGAAATCGAAGTCAGCACGGTGGTCTACCTGCCTCCAGCGGAAGTCTACGACTTTCTTATCGACTTTCCGCGATACACCCGCTACTCGAAGCACCTTCAGGACGTCCGGCGACACGGCGACGGCACCCCGGGCACGGAGTACGACCTGCAATTTTCGTGGTGGAAACTCTCCTACACCGCCCGCTCGCGGGTGACCGAGGTGGACCCACCGAACGAGATTCAGTGGGACATCGTCAAAGACATCGAGGCGACGGGCTACTGGCGTATCGACGAAATCGACCCACCCGATGGCGAAGACCACGCCTGCCGGGTCTGGCTCTACGTCGAGTACGACCCCCACTCCGCCCACGTCGGCGCGCTCAACCTGCCCAGATTCGTCTCGTTCGACTGGGTCGTCAGAAAGGTCAAACCGCTCATCCTCAAAGAAGCAGAACGCGTCGTCGAACGAATCGTCGCCGACATCGAAGGCCGACGTCGCGAGGTCGAACTGACGATTCACCAACCGCCCGACGCTATCTGA
- the mnhG gene encoding monovalent cation/H(+) antiporter subunit G: MTAAISTLQGVVIVALVAVGAFFLTVGTVGLIRLPNVYNRMHSTSKASTLGAVSLFLATFVYFGPRAEGLTALVGIGFLFLTAPTGAHMISRAAQKMGIPFLNDIAWPGDEEN; the protein is encoded by the coding sequence ATGACCGCCGCTATCTCCACCCTGCAGGGCGTCGTCATCGTCGCGCTCGTGGCCGTCGGCGCGTTCTTCCTCACCGTCGGGACGGTGGGGCTGATTCGCCTGCCGAACGTCTACAACCGGATGCACTCGACGAGTAAGGCGTCCACGCTCGGCGCGGTTTCGTTGTTCCTCGCCACGTTCGTCTACTTCGGACCGCGGGCGGAGGGACTGACCGCACTCGTCGGGATTGGCTTCCTCTTCCTGACCGCACCCACAGGTGCGCACATGATTTCGCGGGCGGCCCAGAAGATGGGCATCCCCTTCTTAAACGACATCGCCTGGCCGGGCGACGAAGAGAACTAG
- a CDS encoding monovalent cation/H+ antiporter complex subunit F: protein MATEAATVPGFVTLALQAGLIVASGVTLLAGYRVIRGPTTPDRVVALDTIGTNVVAIAVLFALLSAEGLFIDVALVLAIIGFISTIAVARYVTEGDIIE from the coding sequence ATGGCAACTGAGGCCGCGACCGTGCCCGGCTTCGTCACGCTCGCGTTGCAGGCTGGCCTGATCGTCGCAAGCGGCGTCACGCTGCTCGCGGGCTACCGCGTCATCCGTGGACCGACGACGCCAGACCGCGTCGTCGCCCTTGACACTATCGGAACGAACGTCGTCGCCATCGCCGTGTTGTTCGCACTGCTCTCTGCAGAAGGCCTGTTCATCGACGTGGCGCTGGTGCTCGCCATCATCGGGTTCATCAGCACGATTGCCGTGGCGCGCTACGTCACGGAGGGGGATATCATAGAATGA
- a CDS encoding MnhB domain-containing protein gives MTDKDTTVISRTVTRIVVPLILLLAIALLLQGHNLPGGGFIAGVLTVAAFALIYIIFGLSYLEEELLHRRPESSLDVIQPRIVEDYRGMFATGLILAAGSGIVAMTVGFPFLTQAVLFVYDVPIYHEIELASALVFDLGVYFVVVGALLTILGVVGAE, from the coding sequence ATGACGGACAAGGACACGACCGTCATTTCGCGGACGGTCACCCGCATCGTCGTCCCGCTCATCTTGCTTCTAGCCATCGCGCTGCTCTTACAGGGCCACAACCTGCCGGGCGGCGGCTTCATCGCCGGCGTCCTCACGGTGGCAGCGTTCGCCCTCATCTACATCATCTTCGGGCTTTCCTACCTCGAAGAAGAACTCCTGCATCGCCGGCCAGAAAGTTCGCTCGACGTTATCCAGCCGCGCATCGTCGAAGACTATCGCGGGATGTTCGCCACGGGGCTCATCCTCGCGGCGGGCAGCGGCATCGTCGCCATGACGGTCGGCTTCCCGTTCCTCACGCAGGCGGTCCTGTTCGTCTACGACGTTCCAATCTACCATGAAATCGAACTCGCCTCGGCGCTCGTGTTCGACCTCGGCGTCTACTTCGTCGTGGTCGGTGCACTGCTCACGATTCTCGGGGTGGTGGGGGCAGAATGA
- a CDS encoding Na+/H+ antiporter subunit E: MKRWPVLGVALAVLWLFVRGAPLFEPVALLGEFLLGLALGVPIAFAFRRFYADDVKLGRATRAVPYALLYLLVFVRELVTANVDVAYRVLSPSMPIHPGVVEVPLRVTSDLGITTIANSITLTPGTLTMDYDEEKNALYVHAIDARDPAAIVAPIRTWEDYALVIFDEELSPDDPVPKLGGEPDGN, encoded by the coding sequence ATGAAGCGTTGGCCAGTTCTCGGCGTCGCACTCGCCGTCCTCTGGCTGTTCGTCCGCGGCGCACCGTTGTTCGAACCCGTCGCGCTGCTCGGCGAGTTCCTGCTCGGTCTCGCGCTTGGCGTCCCAATCGCGTTCGCATTCCGTCGGTTTTACGCCGACGACGTGAAACTGGGTCGCGCCACCCGGGCCGTCCCGTACGCGTTGCTCTACCTGCTCGTGTTCGTCCGCGAGTTGGTGACGGCGAACGTGGACGTCGCCTATCGGGTGCTCTCGCCGTCGATGCCCATCCACCCGGGCGTCGTAGAGGTGCCCCTGCGCGTCACGTCCGACCTCGGCATCACCACCATCGCAAACAGCATCACCCTGACACCGGGGACACTCACCATGGATTACGACGAGGAGAAAAACGCCCTCTACGTCCACGCCATCGACGCCCGCGACCCCGCGGCCATCGTGGCACCCATCCGGACGTGGGAGGACTACGCACTGGTCATCTTCGACGAAGAACTGAGCCCGGACGACCCCGTCCCGAAACTGGGAGGTGAGCCAGATGGCAACTGA
- a CDS encoding M42 family metallopeptidase, whose protein sequence is MTATPDFPFDYPLLKELTEAHGVPGYEDEVRDIVRREFEASVDRIQTDAMGNVVGTIEGETDYEVVVAAHMDEIGFIVRHVTDEGFLQLDALGGWDASVLKAQRVAVHTEDGDLTGVIGSVPPHTLTDAQKEKEAKVEDVYVDLGLSGEEAGERVNVGDLVSMEQTTTVVGNNITGKALDDRVCLFAMLEAARRIENPAVTIHFAATVQEEVGLRGATALGVDLDPDLALAIDVTVANDVPGFEPGDYVTTLGEGAAIKLKDSSVITNPKVHRRMRRVAEDADIDFQLEILPAGGTDTGGLQNSHGAKPVGALSIPTRYLHTVAECAHHGDVAATIDLLVAFLDSETGDHDYSL, encoded by the coding sequence ATGACCGCAACTCCGGATTTTCCGTTCGACTACCCGCTCCTGAAAGAACTCACCGAGGCCCACGGCGTGCCCGGCTACGAGGACGAGGTTCGTGACATCGTCCGTCGGGAATTCGAGGCGAGCGTCGACCGCATCCAGACCGACGCGATGGGCAACGTCGTCGGGACCATCGAAGGTGAGACGGACTACGAAGTCGTCGTCGCCGCGCACATGGACGAAATCGGATTCATCGTCCGCCACGTCACCGACGAGGGCTTCCTCCAGTTGGACGCCCTCGGTGGCTGGGACGCTTCCGTGCTCAAGGCCCAGCGCGTGGCCGTCCACACCGAGGACGGCGACCTGACGGGCGTCATCGGCTCTGTGCCGCCACACACGCTCACGGACGCCCAGAAGGAAAAGGAGGCGAAAGTCGAGGACGTGTACGTCGACCTCGGGCTCTCGGGCGAAGAGGCCGGCGAGCGCGTGAACGTCGGCGACCTCGTCTCGATGGAACAGACGACGACGGTGGTCGGCAACAACATCACGGGCAAAGCGCTCGACGACCGCGTCTGCCTGTTCGCGATGCTCGAAGCCGCCCGCCGCATCGAGAACCCCGCCGTGACGATCCACTTCGCGGCGACGGTCCAGGAAGAGGTCGGCCTGCGCGGGGCGACGGCCCTCGGCGTGGACTTAGACCCGGACCTCGCGCTCGCCATCGATGTGACCGTCGCGAACGACGTTCCCGGCTTCGAGCCCGGCGACTACGTCACGACGCTCGGCGAGGGTGCGGCTATCAAACTCAAAGATTCAAGCGTCATCACGAACCCGAAGGTCCACCGTCGCATGCGCCGCGTGGCCGAGGACGCAGACATCGACTTCCAGCTGGAAATCCTGCCCGCGGGCGGCACGGACACCGGTGGCCTACAGAACTCCCACGGTGCGAAGCCGGTCGGCGCGCTCTCGATTCCGACGCGCTATCTGCACACCGTCGCCGAGTGCGCCCACCACGGGGACGTCGCCGCGACCATCGACCTGCTTGTCGCATTCCTCGATTCGGAAACTGGCGACCACGACTACTCACTATAG
- a CDS encoding sodium:proton antiporter, translating into MTQFVLAAVLGLLFALGTFLVLRRDIVRVVWGVTIISQSANVYLVTMGGLSGSVPILAHGAHGDLSGVTDPLVQALVLTAIVIGFGTTAFALVLTYRVHQEHGTIDLFELERGGDT; encoded by the coding sequence ATGACGCAGTTTGTCCTCGCCGCCGTCCTCGGACTGCTGTTCGCCCTCGGGACGTTCCTCGTCCTGCGACGCGACATCGTCCGCGTCGTCTGGGGCGTGACCATCATCAGCCAGTCTGCGAACGTCTACCTCGTCACCATGGGCGGGCTCTCGGGGTCGGTCCCGATTCTCGCCCACGGTGCCCACGGCGACCTCTCGGGCGTGACCGACCCGCTCGTCCAGGCACTCGTCCTCACGGCCATCGTCATCGGCTTCGGGACGACGGCGTTCGCACTGGTGCTCACGTATCGCGTCCACCAGGAACACGGGACCATCGACCTGTTCGAACTCGAACGTGGAGGTGACACCTGA